The Anas acuta chromosome 2, bAnaAcu1.1, whole genome shotgun sequence genomic interval GAGGGCATCGTACGAAGCCCAGGGCCCAGCGGGCACGTAGAGCAGAAAGTGCTGCATTCCCGGCTTCCCTACACAGGGGCCGGGTAGTTCAAGTGCTGAATGGCACAAGGCCTAGATTCATTCCCTCAGCATCCCGAGGGGATTCAAAGCCACGTTTCCTGCCTCTAAGCAGAAGGTCCTCGGATCCGCGGGGGTCTCTTCCCATGGAAGCTGGGCTTGCCGGAGCAAAGACTGCCGTATTCATagggctgggaggagcacaTCTGAGAAGGGACTGTTCACCTACTGCGAAGGACACTCAGTTAGTCCAGGGGTTCTTGCAGTCTGGACCTTGTGCTTAGGTTTATTTTCGTTTTCATCCAGCGACTCTTTAATGTATAAAGAGCCCAgtcctcccctctcccagctgagTGCCCAAGCTGCGAGGTTGCAGACCTTTCCCCGGTTCCCCCCGGGGCCCCATGAAtcctgctttctttgcttcttagGCTCCTGGAGACACCTAAGTCCCTTTGCAGATCTAGGTCCAGGAATTTTCACCTGTGTAAATAAGACCGCCACCACGTCTCTGTCATTTGAAGAAATAAGCAGGGCTGtgtttatttactgtatttaatCCTAGCACACTGTAAAATAGTGCTGATATGTTTTTGAAAGCGTTAACTGACTGCATGGCTTTCACTTACTCCTCGTTCCgttttgctttccatttcctgTAAAAGGCTTTGCGATATCTTTCCCCGGGTTTCTTTCAGAGGCACTTATTTACCCCTTTCTATCTCCCCACcatctattccttttttttcttttttttttctttttttttttctttttttttttttgtttcccacacgttgccttccttttctttgtccTAGTTCAGCCCCCATCCAAAATGCATCTTGCTGGTGGATTTCTGGTCTCGAGGCAATGAAGCAAGGAATTGGGGTGGTTGAAATAGAGACACAGGTGGGAGGGACAGGCACATGTGATGAAAAGAGGCAAGGCGGCTGAGTGTGAGGTACACCCCCAGCCGTCCCTGCAGGCCTTCATGATTAAACTCTAGATTAAGGGAAAGAAGGGCAATATTCAAATGAGAACCCAAGGTGGTGCTTGGCATCTCACGGGTTTCTGCCTGCAAATGCTGCTCAGGGGCTCCATCTTTTGTCTGAGCCTCCAGCTACAGAGGTTTTGAcagcctgccctcctccccgcAGGTCTGGGGgctgggtgggaagggggagTTGGAAGGCAGCTTTGAAGTGGGGTCTTGGTCAGCTTTTAGGGTCTGAGCCTCCGGAGTGTTTGgtttggggaagggaagaaagaaaattacgCTTCGCTGAGTTTGGACACGCTCCTTCTATTGCAACCTGTGAAAGAAGGCAGCAGCCAACTCATTTTAATACCCGTATGCCACTGGAAAGATACCCTTATGACTAGGACTGTGGTGCATGGGCTGCTGTCCCTGAGGTTTCTGTacacttctgcagcttttggAAGGAGCTGCTCTTAGGGGAAGACTGGAGGGAGAGTTTCTGGTCCTATTGTGGTGCTGTCTGGGGAGAGCACGACCCACTGACAGCAGAATGAATGCATGGGGAATTCCTGGCGTCCGGCGAGGAGCCTGAACTCTTGTCCCCTAGTCATGCATTCTTCTTAATAAGCTGCACAAACACTGTTATCAGCACCGCAAATTATAATGATTATTTTCTACTAAAGAAGCGATTAACTGAAACACTACTTTTGGTGCACGACGTTCTTAATGTACAGGTTCTTAGTAGACTGCTATTATGTACAAGTTTGCTAGAatgtttcaatgttttttttttttttgctctgccATTATCTTGATTCTCAATGTAATTATTCtcagggtgatttttttctgaccGTAGCTTCAGATGGAGCAAGCCTGGTGGTCTCTGACTCATActgtacaaacaaacaaaaacagctccTAAAAGCAACGGCAACTTAACAGCGGAAGAAATACGGTTGTAAATGTGTTTGTCACATTTAAGCAGTGGACAAACGAGCTAATTTGAATCGCTTAGTGCTTGTATAGTCACAACGAAACAACCCCTGTAAATTAATTGTGTGACATGTGATTCCCAATTATGTAAAGCAGTATAATAAGCTTTGAGGATGGTGACTGTCATTAGTTATATGTACAGGACTGTGGAAAATTActtattctttctctttgccttgAGAGGCGCAAAATACTGGCTTCCTCAAACAAACCGAGGgttgctctgttttcttctagttgCAAATTGTTTTTTGCGTATTATTTGAAAGGTGGAGCAGAATGTGAACTGCTTACATTTCCTTTAATTCGGCTGTAGAAGATGGAATTCAGCGGGCTCCGTCTGTTCAAATGAACTTTAAGCAACAATCTAGGAAAACATTTATGCACACGTAATAGTAATATGTCTTGTGAAGAAGACATAATGGAACTGGAGACATAGGTTACCTTAGGAGAGCAATATGGGAATGTTAACTACTTATCTAGGCATTAAAGGCGTTTTATAAAAGCAagcagtttttttcctgtgatgtaTTAAAGGGCCTTATTTGTTGTTTCTGGGAGCTGCCTTTCTTCTGGGTATGAAATTTAAAACGGTGAAACTTCCATATCAGCTGTCTCAGTTTGGTTAATCGGGAACCCTTGTATGTTTTTCCCCCAGTAATCTAACTGTTAATGCATTTAATTGGTGCTCCCAAAGTAGTTTTGAAATATTgatagattttaaaaacatctgtaaattataaataatttttaaagttcaCGTTTCTCTTTTGAATGCCCATTACAGAGTATTAGTTTTCAAGCCATTTAATAAGTTATGAGACAAATGAGTGAGTTTAATGTGGGGTCActgatgtgaaaaaaatgtgatggtTATATTAAAGTTGCAGTTTTTCCAAAACTGTGTCTATTTCTATTGAAAACAAATGGAGAATGTTATGTAAcaacatatatattatttaaagtgACTTTAGAGGTGAGTACTATCTGCTAATTCCATTAAAAACTTCAAAACCATCATTTGTTTTAGGGACATATGTGCTAGGACATCACTAATCTTAATGCTTAAACACTGTCCTTTGATCTTGTTATTTAGATATATTCCACACACAGcattatattgttttatttcagtaatatcTAACCTCTTCATTTACTATTTGTTCACACCTGCATATTCCCTTTAGATTCCTTATCTCATTTTCAAGGTAGCCCTGCAGACAATTAGTGGCagtaataatataaaatgtgtCCAGCACTAAAACCTGAAGCAGCCATTACAAGTAAACTATATGATATATAATAACCACTTCACTCAATTACCTACACAAAAATGCAAGGATTTAAAACTGTGGAGGTCTATCATCCATCCAGTTAACTGACCTACCTACCTCCTACTTAGTCCTTTCCTTACTTGCGGTTTGAATTCTGTCTTGTAGCTACTCATCTGGTAAACTGACAAGGCTGTAAGTTTGTATGTTATCCATGTCTTTCCATGTGTGTGGTGTGTATGAGGGCACGTGTGTGCATATAGTGGTATATGAACAGGTCTTTGGCTGGTGGTGGTACAACAAATAATACCTACACAACGGTTCAGTGAgtacatgtacatacatattCATCATCCGTATGCATGCGAAAGTATGTCTCAGACAAATTTACATTCTGCTGCTTGGTATACTTGGTTTGGCATTTTTAgtctctcttctcctcctgcGTACCCATTGTTATAAACTATGTCCCTTGCTACTCAGTGCTTCAGATGGGTCCAGCAGGACGGCGGTGTGACCAGTCTGCCATTGCCATTAACTGGGCAAAACGGCAAGAAGGTGTCAGCAGGACCCGGCGCCCGAGGGTGTCTGTCAGCTGAGCGGCTGTGCTTTCTCCTTGGTCGCGTCCATCAGCTTAAGCTTTTTGCCAGCTCTGCGTTTCAGGGGGGAGAAAGGATTTTTCTTGCAGGGATGGCTCAGACCTAGGGTTCTGTTTCCTCTGTTGCACAGATTACATTTGTAACCTGAGGCAAACCGCTCCAGCTTTTCTGTGTCCCAGTTACAGGAGcagcaaaacagggaaaatagaAAGCTACTTTTTATAGGATACcgagaatatatattttttgcatatttgtAAACCTTCTTTATCAGAGGAATGTTCTATGTTATGGAGCACAAAGGTTTGCCGATAGTTTCTTTAGGAATGCGGCCATTTGTCTAGTGGCAGCAAAAATGTGtgtaaaacatacagaaaaacaaggcaTGATAAAGCAAGTGCCCTGAAGCATATTCCAGCCAAAGTGTGCATATGTCGTAAACCTTCCTGGTGACTAAATAAAGTTTTTCTGAAGCAGTACTGTTAATTCAGTCAGCAGCACCAGGGATAAGATCACTATTAAGACTTCACGACTACTGAGGTTGGCACATGAGTGGCTGGCCGCGAACTCCACAGAGGTGCTTTTGTGCTCTGATGCtcccccttcttccctcccccttccATGGGATAACTCCTTCTGGTATTACTTCACTTTTCTGTTAGTGAGCACTTTCCCCCATAAATATGACTGAACAGGTGTTACTCTGCTACTAACTGAGTTTCCAGCTGTCCTCCTCCAGCACAGACCAGGCAAAATCTGTTGTTTAGTCCTATTAGACAGACTAGAGAACTATCAAGCCTGAGATGGAGGTCTTCCTTGCAGGATATGGTAGTTTTGTTGCCAGAAGATGGTCAGGAAGGCCTGGCTGGCTAACAAAGACAGTCCTTCAGCTGCTGGGTGTAGTTCCAGTTTTGCATCCCCTTTGGCAGCAACACAGAGACTGCTGCAGTGTGGCCAGCCAGCAAAATTAGGAAATAAGGACCTCTTTTATTTACTCAGGCTGCTGAATCATGGGCATTCCTGTCTGCTTGGAGAAAAGTCAGGCAGCTCTACTTTCCACTGGAAGTCTCAGGAGTGCTTGGTACTTTCATCTCAGAGTGTTCACACACTTGTTTTAATGTGCTTTATGGAAATGGTGAAACTCAGCAAGTACAGTCGGTGGAGAAAAACATCTGCACTAACTATTCACACACATTTGCATCTTTAAATAGACTTTTAGGCCTTGTAGCCGATTTCCAGCAAAGATTTTTGGTTGTGAGTGCTAGGGCTTTCTTAGAGTCAGCGAGTGTGAAGTGACTGgttccaaaaattaaaaatttacatGGACATGTTAAGTGCATCACACTGAAAGTCAGAATACTTGCCATAACACAGAAAAGGCATTTACGGTAAGTAGCACTTAGTgagtacagaagaaaaaagaataagtcaatacagaaaatatattttaaacccCCATAAACACCGTGTGACATACCTGGAACCCTCTTCTGCCCCAGATAGACGTGTGCCACTGCTGGGGACTTGCATGCGTGCATCTGAATTTCATCCAGAGTGTTTAAAAGCAGCTCGttataacatttaaaatcagCATTTGTAATGTTGACATAGCTCAGTGGGTAGGTGTCTGCAGATTTATACGCACATGGATGTATGCAGAGTAGCAGCGAGCTGTTTGTATTTCCTATTGGAGTGATTGGCAAAAAGGGATTTGAAGTCTTATCCCAGCCACGGGTCAGACTTCACCCCCAACACAAAGCAGGTCTGTGTGAAATAtccctgggcaggcagcagtggggtCTGCACCCCGAGCCCAGTGCTCACATGTGGGGAGCTCCCTGAGGTGACTTGGGGAGCCTGTAGCTGCTCAGTGAATGCCAACAAACGTAGCATGGCCTCAGCACATGGCAGCCTGTGGCAACTGCTGACTGCCATTGGGAAATGGCCAGTTGCACCTTAGTTATCTAGCACTGCATCTTCGTGAGGAAGCATGGGGAGACGGTAGGGTGGGCAATGCCACCGTTcaggtcctgctgcagcagcagcagctaccCTTAGTTGGGGTTTCCATCTCGACTGCTGTCCCCAGATCCATTTCTAGACAGCCCCTGAGCCCAGGCGTGAGTCCATCCCATGCAGGCTGGAGTCGGCACAGGGAAAACCAGCCTGCAATGAACCATCTCCCTCGGCAGCAGGGGCCTGCAGGCCCCGCTTTGGGAGCCCTTTGTGCGATGGCGCGCTGAGGCCCCCCTTCCGGAGCACGGCCGCCGGCCGGCTGGGCCCCCTCCACGCAGCCACCCCAGGGGAAGCCACAGAGCCATGCAGGCTGCCCCGGTGTGCTCGGCCTCAGGAAGATCCTGTTGTCCTCCCTGCTGCCGTGTGCAGGCTGCCCCGTCACACTCGGCCTCAGGAAGATCCTGTTGTCCTCTCCCCGCTGCCCTGCGCGGGGTTCCCCGAGCCTGACGGGAAGGAAGAGGTTCTCCGGTAGCTCGGAAAGggcagatttgaaaaaaaaaaaaaaaaaagaagacattagATTAGACCTTTAAATGgtttgctcttttcctttttgcagtAAGAAAATTACTGTGCAGAATTATTATGGgcttggattaaaaaaaaacaacagcagcgTGACATGCAGAAACATTTGTGTTTGCTGGTTGGAAAGTAAGAACCAGGCTTGTGCTGTAGTAACCGTATTCCCCCTccagtgttttgttgtgttttgtttttatttgtttttgtttttacctcgTGCAAAAGCTAAAGGAGAGAACCCCAAGCAAACAAGGAGAattggatgggggaaaaggggctCCCCTTGCTTCTCCTGTGGTCACGCTCAGTGCTTGATCCTGACCCCGCCGCCAGCCCGACGTCCCGCTGGGGTTCACAAGCCAGAGGGAATAGTTGTATAATAGGTAAAACCAAGCAGGCAGTGGCCACAAAAAGAAAGTGATTTACTACCATGTCAGTGATAGCACGCTATTTATAACACTTAGTATATATTCCTCTAAACATTTATACAATAATATATCATTTCTGCATAGGATATACATTTTAATACTAAATTTGGTTACAAAATATGTTGCTTAGGCAGTTGCagactatttttctttgctcagGTTTTTGACATAAATTCCTGCTCATCTGCCAGCAGCATTTGTATGTCAGAAatacatttgatttttaaagaacagaacaTCTTTCCACTTAGGAGACCTGgctgaaaatatattcatttaaaataaagtttaaaaatgtaataaaaggTTAACATCTTTTTCTGTGAGTAGGTTTTCCACTGCTTTGATCATTTCCAATTCTAAGAGTCAAACCCCGCAATTTGAAAGGGCAGTACACAGATTTACATCAAAAGTCTCCTATGAATATTGCAGTCATTAATGTAGCAACTTGAAAACTCAACTGTCTGCTATCACTTAGTATGTATGACAATGAGCAACTTCACTTCAATACACTGCAAAGCCTTTCAGGGGATGGTAGTACTTTTGCCAGAGGAgaggattttaattttattttattttttcttaaaaaaacaaacagtgttTTCAGTTCAAAGACATGATGCCTAggcttgtgtttgctttttttaatttatttaaatgaaaaccagtAGTGCAGATTCATCAGGTAAGTGCAGATATATACTGGGGCATGGGTATGAGTGGGTGTCCGTGCGTGAGAAAGGTGTGTGTAATTTTTGACCCCCCCACCTCTTCAGGAGGTAAACAAGAGGATAAAAAACCATCCAGTGTTCAACTTACGCTGAAAAGCATTGTGTCAACGGGCAGGGATCCAGGAATGGtgtttggttgttttctcaGAGTTCGATGGTTGCCATCTGGCATTGATAGGGAGATGGTGTTGTCATCAGTTTCTCGATGCAGGAAAGGAATGAATCCTCATCTGTTTCCTGTGGATAAGCAAGAGGTTGATCATCTAGTAAAATCTTGTTACCTTAAAGAAAGCAGGCTTGGAATTTGTTTACATAATATAGGCCAGCTCCAACTTTCATGCCAGTGTAGTAAATTTCTTGAGGGAAGGCTGAGGTTGCAAAGAAACTGTTTTGCAAGAATATCTgaagaaagatgtttttcaaaaaggTTTATCCTGTCTTTTTCTGTGCTATTACCGTAATcgattttaaatttaaaaagaaaaaaaagcatgaagccTTGCCCCtggaaaggaataaaaggatTATTTGATTTAAAGTGGTCTTTCAAGCATTCTTACGAGTGTAATCATTGGAGCAACATAGTTTACACTTAAAACAAAAGGTGTAAAAATTGTAGAGCACACCTGGTGAAAAAAAGTTGACTTGCCCTGTCTAGAGATGAGGTAATATCATGGATAACTAGTTTAGTTTATTATCTGGCTAGCAttcctgttttgtcttttccttgttACTCATAAATCATTCGGCTTTTACCATAATCATTtatcatttttcctgtttccagtTTTTCACAAGTCGCTTTGTCTGTGATCACCTCACAGTACAGGTTCTGCTGGACTAAGGAAGTTCAGCTGGCTGAGGCTTTtgcaaaaaggaagaagtgGTGGGCAACCTCTTGaacttagaaaagaaaaaaaatgctgttcacTTCTGACCCTTGTGAaactttctcattttccttgaTCCTGGCTGTTAGTTCGTTAGTTTTGAACATTTAATGATCCAGCTACCAGCTTTCAGTAACTGAATTGTATAGTTATTGGAGAAATCTGGTAGCACTTTATTAGAGAAAACATTGCTGTTTATATTGTTGCCCTGTTCCTCCCCtgtaatttttcatattatttagAATAACACCCAAGTCTCTGTCAGTAATAGCCTTTAAAAGATTTCTGCGTTCAAAATCAacttcaaggggaaaaaaaaaactgtgacaaagcagagggattttttttattaaatattaggCATGTGGGTTGactgtattaattttaaatcattcctgtaatattttctcccttcctttgaCTCTTCAGATGCTCACATAATATGCAAATCATTTTACAATggatacaaaagaaacattaaatatattaaaatctgcattttaataaaGGTGTCAGTGTATAATACATATCCTGCAACTGAGAAAGAATgataaaaaagcaataaaaaggtAATATGGGCACAGAACTATTTAATAACTTTTAATGTTTTACAgtctgataaaaataaatgtggtcTTGAAGCTGTTGGGTACAGGTGTAAGAAATATCTTACTCTGAGTTTAATGTTTTAGCTATTTAGGAGTAGCAGGTCTGCGTTGCTCATGTGCATTCGGTGTCTCCTTTGAGCTGTAGGGATTAATCTTGTGGGCacgtttctttttcatttcagatggAGTGGATGTTGAGGATGACCCCACTTGCTCATGGCCAGCATCATCACCTTCGAGCAAGGACCAGACTTCCCCGAGCCATGGAGAAGGTTGTGATTTTGGCGAAGAGGAAGGAGGCCCAGGGTTGCCCTATCCATGCCAGTTCTGTGACAAGTCGTTCAGCCGCCTCAGCTACTTAAAGCACCACGAGCAAAGTCACAGCGACAAGCTCCCTTTTAAATGCACGTATTGCAGTCGTCTCTTCAAACACAAACGGAGCAGGGACCGCCACATAAAGCTTCACACGGGAGACAAGAAGTATCACTGCAGCGAGTGTGACGCAGCGTTCTCCAGGAGCGATCATCTTAAAATTCACTTAAAGACTCATACGTCCAACAAGCCATATAAATGTGCCATTTGTAGACGCGGATTCCTGTCATCCAGTTCGCTGCACGGTCACATGCAGGTTCACGAGAGAAACAAGGATGGCTCTCAGTCTGCTTCCCGGATGGAGgactggaaaatgaaagacaCTCAGAAATGCAGTCAGTGCGAGGAAGGCTTTGATTTTCCTGAAGATCTTCAGAAGCACATTGCAGAATGCCACCCTGAGTGTTCCCCTAACGAAGACCGGTCTGCTCTTCAGTGTGTTTACTGCCATGAACTCTTTGTAGAGGAAACCTCTTTGGTCAATCACATGGAGCAGGCCCATAATGGTGAGAAGAAGAATTCGTGCAGCATTTGCTCTGAGAACTTTCACACCGTGGAAGAGCTGTACAGCCACATGGATAGTCACCAGCAGCCAGAGTCATGCAACCACAGCAACAGCCCGTCGTTGGTGACTGTTGGCTACACCTCGGTCTCCAGCACCACTCCTGATTCCAATCTCTCGGTGGATAGTTCAACGATGGTGGAAGCAGCTCCCCCTATACCGAAAGGCCGCGGAAGGAAGCGGGCAGCTCAGCAAGTGCCAGATATCACTGGTCCTTCGAGTAAACAGCCAAAAGTTACCTACAGCTGCATTTATTGCAACAAACAGCTGTTTTCCAGCCTTGCAGTCCTGCAGATACACCTGAAAACTATGCATTTAGATAAACCCGAACAAGCCCACATCTGTCAGTATTGTTTGGAGGTGTTGCCATCTCTCTACAATCTGAACGAACATCTTAAGCAAGTCCATGAAGCTCCGGACCCAGGACTGATTGTTTCTACCATGCCTGCCATGGTGTACCAGTGCAACTTCTGCTCTGAAGTGTTCAATGACCTCAACACTCTTCAGGAACATATCCGATGTTCTCATGGATTTGCCAACCCTGCTGCTAAGGACAGTAATGCATTCTTTTGTCCCCATTGCTACATGGGATTTCTTACAGATTCTTCTCTGGAAGAGCATATTAGACAAGTCCATTGTGATCTTAGCAGTTCCCGTTTTGGTTCCCCTGTGCTCGGAACCCCAAAAGATCCAGTGGTGGAAGTGTATTCTTGTTCTTACTGTACAAATTCTCCAATATTTAATAGCGTTCTTAAGCTCAACAAGCATATCAAGGAGAACCATAAGAACATTCCTTTGGCACTGAATTACAtccataatggaaaaaaatccagagccATGAGTCCCTTATCTCCTGTAACCATTGAGCAGACCTCTTTAAAGATGATGCAGGCAGTTGGAGGTGCTCCTCCTCGTCCTGCAGGTGAATACATTTGTAATCAGTGTGGTGCTAAGTATACTTCCTTGGACGGTTTTCAGactcatttaaaaacacatctcGACACCGTCCTGCCAAAACTGACCTGCCCTCAGTGCAACAAGGAATTTCCCAATCAAGAGTCCCTGCTGAAGCATGTTACCATTCATTTCATGATCACCTCAACCTACTACATCTGTGAAAGCTGTGACAAGCAGTTTACTTCTGTGGATGACTTGCAGAAACACCTGCTGGACATGCATACATTTGTATTCTTCCGCTGCACCTTGTGCCAAGAGGTTTTTGACTCCAAGGTCTCTATCCAGCTACACTTGGCTGTGAAGCACAGCAATGAAAAGAAAGTGTACAGATGTACGTCTTGCAACTGGGATTTCCGCAACGAGACTGACCTGCAGCTTCATGTTAAACACAACCACCTGGAGAACCAAGGCAAAGTGCACAAGTGCATCTTCTGCGGTGAGTCCTTTGGTACAGAGGTGGAGCTGCAGTGTCACATTACTACGCACAGCAAGAAGTACAACTGCAAATTCTGCAGCAAAGCTTTCCACGCTATCATCTTGCTGGAAAAGCACTTGAGGGAAAAGCATTgtgtttttgaaacaaaaactcCAAACTGTGGGACGAACGGGGCAGCTGAGCAGGTTCAGAAAGAGGAAGTGGAGCTCCAGACCTTGCTGACAAATAGCCAGGAGTCCCATAACAGCCACGATGGCAGCGAAGAAGATGTGGACACATCTGAGCCTATGTACGGCTGTGACATTTGTGGAGCAGCTTATACCATGGAGACTCTCCTGCAAAACCACCAGCTTCGAGACCACAACATTCGGCCTGGAGAAAGTGCCATAGTGAAGAAAAAGGCTGAACTTATCA includes:
- the ZNF521 gene encoding zinc finger protein 521 isoform X3; amino-acid sequence: MPLCLCVSAGRLTMISSVITYRASPCGLGAPSGAILMALGALLPFSIIMWTTGATAQSKTLQLFAFRMSRRKQAKPRSLKDPNCKLEDKAEDGEVLDCKKRPDEGEELEEEAVHSCDSCLQVFESLSDITEHKINQCQLTDGVDVEDDPTCSWPASSPSSKDQTSPSHGEGCDFGEEEGGPGLPYPCQFCDKSFSRLSYLKHHEQSHSDKLPFKCTYCSRLFKHKRSRDRHIKLHTGDKKYHCSECDAAFSRSDHLKIHLKTHTSNKPYKCAICRRGFLSSSSLHGHMQVHERNKDGSQSASRMEDWKMKDTQKCSQCEEGFDFPEDLQKHIAECHPECSPNEDRSALQCVYCHELFVEETSLVNHMEQAHNGEKKNSCSICSENFHTVEELYSHMDSHQQPESCNHSNSPSLVTVGYTSVSSTTPDSNLSVDSSTMVEAAPPIPKGRGRKRAAQQVPDITGPSSKQPKVTYSCIYCNKQLFSSLAVLQIHLKTMHLDKPEQAHICQYCLEVLPSLYNLNEHLKQVHEAPDPGLIVSTMPAMVYQCNFCSEVFNDLNTLQEHIRCSHGFANPAAKDSNAFFCPHCYMGFLTDSSLEEHIRQVHCDLSSSRFGSPVLGTPKDPVVEVYSCSYCTNSPIFNSVLKLNKHIKENHKNIPLALNYIHNGKKSRAMSPLSPVTIEQTSLKMMQAVGGAPPRPAGEYICNQCGAKYTSLDGFQTHLKTHLDTVLPKLTCPQCNKEFPNQESLLKHVTIHFMITSTYYICESCDKQFTSVDDLQKHLLDMHTFVFFRCTLCQEVFDSKVSIQLHLAVKHSNEKKVYRCTSCNWDFRNETDLQLHVKHNHLENQGKVHKCIFCGESFGTEVELQCHITTHSKKYNCKFCSKAFHAIILLEKHLREKHCVFETKTPNCGTNGAAEQVQKEEVELQTLLTNSQESHNSHDGSEEDVDTSEPMYGCDICGAAYTMETLLQNHQLRDHNIRPGESAIVKKKAELIKGNYKCNVCSRTFFSENGLREHMQTHLGPVKHYMCPICGERFPSLLTLTEHKVTHSKSLDTGNCRICKMPLQSEEEFLEHCQMHPDLRNSLTGFRCVVCMQTVTSTLELKIHGTFHMQKTGNGSAVQSTGRAQHLQKLYKCASCLKEFRSKQDLVKLDINGLPYGLCASCVNLSKSGSPSVNIPSSSNRQGMGQNENLSSIENKSKAGGLKTRCSSCNVKFESESELQNHIQSIHRELVPDSNSTQLKTPQVSPMPRISPSQTEEKKTYQCIKCQMVFYNEWDIQVHVANHMIDEGLNHECKLCNQTFDSPAKLQCHLIEHSFEGMGGTFKCPVCFTVFVQANKLQQHIFSAHGQEDKIYDCTQCPQKFFFQTELQNHTMTQHSS
- the ZNF521 gene encoding zinc finger protein 521 isoform X4 encodes the protein MSRRKQAKPRSLKETQILETTNCMKPWGWRRRKRVEENETEDQQAGVGHTAAQTDPNCKLEDKAEDGEVLDCKKRPDEGEELEEEAVHSCDSCLQVFESLSDITEHKINQCQLTDGVDVEDDPTCSWPASSPSSKDQTSPSHGEGCDFGEEEGGPGLPYPCQFCDKSFSRLSYLKHHEQSHSDKLPFKCTYCSRLFKHKRSRDRHIKLHTGDKKYHCSECDAAFSRSDHLKIHLKTHTSNKPYKCAICRRGFLSSSSLHGHMQVHERNKDGSQSASRMEDWKMKDTQKCSQCEEGFDFPEDLQKHIAECHPECSPNEDRSALQCVYCHELFVEETSLVNHMEQAHNGEKKNSCSICSENFHTVEELYSHMDSHQQPESCNHSNSPSLVTVGYTSVSSTTPDSNLSVDSSTMVEAAPPIPKGRGRKRAAQQVPDITGPSSKQPKVTYSCIYCNKQLFSSLAVLQIHLKTMHLDKPEQAHICQYCLEVLPSLYNLNEHLKQVHEAPDPGLIVSTMPAMVYQCNFCSEVFNDLNTLQEHIRCSHGFANPAAKDSNAFFCPHCYMGFLTDSSLEEHIRQVHCDLSSSRFGSPVLGTPKDPVVEVYSCSYCTNSPIFNSVLKLNKHIKENHKNIPLALNYIHNGKKSRAMSPLSPVTIEQTSLKMMQAVGGAPPRPAGEYICNQCGAKYTSLDGFQTHLKTHLDTVLPKLTCPQCNKEFPNQESLLKHVTIHFMITSTYYICESCDKQFTSVDDLQKHLLDMHTFVFFRCTLCQEVFDSKVSIQLHLAVKHSNEKKVYRCTSCNWDFRNETDLQLHVKHNHLENQGKVHKCIFCGESFGTEVELQCHITTHSKKYNCKFCSKAFHAIILLEKHLREKHCVFETKTPNCGTNGAAEQVQKEEVELQTLLTNSQESHNSHDGSEEDVDTSEPMYGCDICGAAYTMETLLQNHQLRDHNIRPGESAIVKKKAELIKGNYKCNVCSRTFFSENGLREHMQTHLGPVKHYMCPICGERFPSLLTLTEHKVTHSKSLDTGNCRICKMPLQSEEEFLEHCQMHPDLRNSLTGFRCVVCMQTVTSTLELKIHGTFHMQKTGNGSAVQSTGRAQHLQKLYKCASCLKEFRSKQDLVKLDINGLPYGLCASCVNLSKSGSPSVNIPSSSNRQGMGQNENLSSIENKSKAGGLKTRCSSCNVKFESESELQNHIQSIHRELVPDSNSTQLKTPQVSPMPRISPSQTEEKKTYQCIKCQMVFYNEWDIQVHVANHMIDEGLNHECKLCNQTFDSPAKLQCHLIEHSFEGMGGTFKCPVCFTVFVQANKLQQHIFSAHGQEDKIYDCTQCPQKFFFQTELQNHTMTQHSS